Sequence from the Bacillus sp. es.036 genome:
AAGACAACAAGCCATAATACTGAATTTTTTTTCAGAAGCATGTTGGCTACTCCCCATCCATTTTTAATAATGTATCTTTTATTCTATCTCCGTCGCGTCACAATTACCTTTGAGCATCTTTCAGATTTCTCCACTTGATAAAAGCAATCAACTCTCGGTAATTTTCTAACATTTCTTTTTCAATACCTACTTTGATAGCCTCTTCGACAAATTCAATCCATTCCTTATTTATTTTTAAAGGAGTTATATCACCATCTAACAATTCATGAATATCAATTCGTAGAACACCTGCTACGCTTTCAATGATTTGAATTGAGGGATTTGTTTTTAAACCTCTCTCGAGACTGCTGAGATAGGACTTTGATACCCCTGATTGCATGGCTAATTTTGAAAGCGTTATCCCTTTTGCTTTTCTTAACTTCTTTATGTTTTCTCCAATCATATGGAACCAACACCTTCCAGCTCCTTAATATATTACTCCCTTAATTACCTCAGGTAGCTATTATACTGTCAAACAACTTTTCAAAATACTATTCCATGCTTTCGAAGCATACGTATCTGGTATATCCAAGTCCGAGAACAGTAACATCTCTCCCTCTTCTATTGGTCTTTTAATAACAGCATTTCTTAATAAACCAATAGGAATATGATTCTCAGCGTCAGCAATCCGAACTGCTTCACCTCTAACCTCAATCCCCCCTATACCGTGGCTAATCTGATCCCCCGGTATCAGTTTTCGCTTAGCAATAGCTGCAACACTAATTCTAGGATTAGTCCCGTTATTTAAAAGAACACTTCCCCCATTCAATACTCTTCTTATTGTTTTTAGTATTTCTAAATGACATAAATGAAAGTTTGATTGCAGTGTATAATATGGCCCTTCTCCTAATTTGTAATAACGAAGAGCCTCTTGCTGATCTTCGTTATGTGTTGCAGTAATAAATACACCTGGGGGAGATTTTGGGGAAAGAATATAGTCACTGATAACTGTACCCTCACTAGACAATTCAGCAAGTATTTGTCCTCCTATCTTACTATCATCAACCTCAACGCCAGCAAGTCCACTGTCTAAAATATCTGCACCCAGTCCATTAGCAACTAATGCTTGCTCAATATGTACCTTGGTTCCATCTGTAAAGGAAGTGGTCATACTAAGGCTGATCCCATTTCGTTTGGACCAATACTCCATATCTTCCTTTTTCGGATTCTTATTTAAGAATCCCTTTATATTTCCATAAACAACTGGGTGAAAACCCATCTGCCTAATATTCTCATTAAGCGCAGCTAAACAGCCTGGTTGATCTCCTTCTGCTTCAGTTATATATCCTCGTTCTGCTAAATAAGAACCAATTGTCACCTGTAATTCTGCATTCATTGTAACGACTGGAAGACGAGCTTCTAATGCTTTAGAAATCATCTCACCCCCATATATGACATCTCCACTACACTCTACAATTAAATCAGAATGAGCAATAAGGTCTTCCACTGAATTAGTTAACTTTTCATTTAAAATAAAGCTTTGCATGTCGGATATCTTTCTTCTTGTCAAAACTCGTGAGACACATACGTCACTTTGAAGACGTACCAATCTAGTAAGACCCGCTCCAATTAGTCCGGTACCAATAATTCCTATTCTCTTTTTCACCCTGTATACCCCTCGCAATCTTCACGATGAGATTTATCCTCACCTAATAATTCTGTTGGAGTTACTGCTCCAGTTAAATAGTTTTTTAACCACTTTTCTTCCCTCGTAAAAAGCTTCATTTCTAACAAGCGATTAATTGTCCCAGTATCAAAGCGATATTTTATGACTTTTGCAGGTATCCCGGCCACCAAAGAATATGGAGGTACATCCTTCGTAATAACTGCGCCAGCTGCACATATTGCTCCCTCACCAATTGTTATTCCATCCATGACAATTACATTAGCTCCAAGCCAGACATTATTACCTATTTGTACAGGAGAAAATTCTTCATAATAGTCACGTTCAACCCACCGTTTACCATTCAACTGCCCTGCAGTGGAATAGAAAATTGGTGAAGTTGTCACAAAATGACTGGGGTGACTCCCTAACCCAATCTGGCATCCTGGGCCTATTGAACAAAAAGAACCAATTCTAGCATTCATCACATTGCAATTTCGCGCAGTATACGTATATCGATCAATTTGAGAATGTGAAATTCGATTGTATGCATTAATCGCGCATCCTTTTCCGACAATTGTTGTCGAAGGATCTATTTCTACTCCGTGCCCAATAAAAACCGTGGGATTATTGATTTTTAAATGAGCAAGACGAATATAATTTTTAATAAAAAAGGGTATCAACCTTCCAATTTTAATTCCCATTCCTCTCACCCCTATCAAATTAATGGAAGTACAACTAACATAAATTCATGATGGGCTATTCTTTGCAACTTGAAATAGTTAAGCTTAAGCTTCATCAAATTCTAGTTTAGATTTACGTATCATGTAATAAGCTACAATTAATGCAAGGTGAACCCATACAAACCCCATTCTAAATCCATTATTGAAATTAAAATCAATAATTAATAGTAAACTGGTTGATGCAAACCCAAGTGAAACATAACTCAATCTAGAGAAAGTTTTTTTAATCATAAATACGATTTGAAATATAAGGAGAAGGAATAATGTCGTTCCAATAATTCCAGTATCAAACATAAGCGTTAAAAAGATATTTGCGTTTCCTTTACCTGCGTTTAACTCTCCACCATAAATATATTTATCTCGCATTTCTTGCATTTGAGATAACGTAGCCATGCCACCGCTACCATTCCCAACAATTGGATGAAGGGGAATGTGATCAAGCATCATTTGAATTGCAGCTACCCGACTATCCGCTGCACCACTATCTGTTTCAATTGAAGTTGCTGGATTTAATCTCTCATAGATACTCATACCAATTTCACTATCAACAATAAATAGACCACATAGCATTACTAAAAATATGATGAAGGCCACTATTGTCATTTTTAATAACTTTAAACTTTTCGTTATAGAAAAAAGAAAAATACCTGCAAGGGCCAAAGACAAGATACTCGCTCGAGCCATACTTAGAATGACACCTAGAAAACAAATAGCCATAGCTAAACGAATGAACTTCATTGAAAAAAGAGAAGTATCTTTCAGAAGATACATAACGAGAAACCAGAGAGCAGAATAAGCAGAGAATAATCCATACCAATCTGGTTCATGAGCAAACGATGCTGGCCTCGGTATTCCGATCTCTTCATAATGACTAACTCCGATTTCTATTCCTAAGAAAAAGCCTATCCACTGAAGTAATCCAACAAATGCCACAATTGCTCCTGAGAGGATAGAAAATTTTAATACCTGGTGGAAGAAATTCTCGCCTTTATCAAACGTTATTTGTACGACCAAGAAAAAGAGCATATTTAAAAAGAGCTGACCAATAACTACTGTCCAAAAATCAACATAATTTATGACATAAGAATAGCTTAAGAAAAAACTAACTACCCATAGATTCATTATTAGAAATAATGGAGTTTTGTATATTTTTCTTTGTAGGAAAACCATTTCCAGTACAAATTTCAAACTCATTACAAGAAATAACACTTGATAAATACGAATATAGGAACCACCTACCGACAAAAAAGAACGGTCAATAAAAATAAATAAAGCTACGAGTATAAGAAACTTTTCAACTGGTAGCATAAAAAGTAGTGGGAAAAAGATAACACAAAGTACTATTGGCATCATAAGTGGTGCCATTGCTGTAGAAGCTCCTATCACAATTGCAATGGCTAGGCCCGATAAAGCAATGAGCCATATTTCACGAGATATCCATTCCCTAGTAATCATTTCAAACCTCCTACCACATAGATGTAAACCCTGGGGATCATTCTTAATAAAGAACAACTACCCAAGATGTACCCCTTTATATACCTCCTGAAAGTCTTTTACAACCGTTTTCCATGAATAGCTCTCAGAGTACGCAATAGCTTGATCAATTAAAACATCATTATTTTGATTTTCTAAAATAGTCTTTGCTTTCTTAACTGCCTGCTCCATACATTGAAAGTCAAGAATATACCCATTTTTGTCATCATTGATCATTTTTACAAATGATGGTATATAACTAAGAACGGGAATTCTACCAGCTGCCATCGCTTCTAATGCTGATAAGCCAAACCCTTCATATTCGGATGCTGAAACAAAATACTGTGAGTCTGCCATCAATTCAAGTAGCTCGTCGTCTGACGCTCCTTCTATTATTTCAACGTGATCTGATATTCCAAATTTATGAATCAACTTATTATAATGAACCTTTAAGTTATCGTAGTCTCTGCCAACAATTCTAAGTTTAATATCTGGAAATACATCACTTAAGTTTGAAATTAATTCAAGTAACAAATCGATTCGTTTATTCTGTGAAAACCTACCTACTGTAATAAAATGGTTTTTGGTGCATCTTATATGCTTAATTTGCTGATACTTTTCTATGTTAATACCATTTTCAATCATCTTCAAATTAGTTTTAGTAATATCCTCGAAGATACTTGCATCATTATTGCTACAAGCAATAACTTTATTTACATTTTTTAAAACCATTTTAGTAACTGTCTTAAAGTAATATTTCTTCAATTTTTCTTGATTTTTAGTATGAAAAAAACCACCATGGGTTGAAAGAATGATAGGCTTTCGGTGAAAGGGTTTTAAAATGGAGAGGTAATCCACAAAAGAATCTACAGCATGGACATGAATAAGATCGAATTCTTTTAAATACTGAATAGTTGATAATGCAATGGGATAACGCTTTGATCCAAAATAAGAAATCCGTCTCACTTTAACTCCATCCTCAATTGATTGAGAAGCAAGTGTTGTTCCATCTGCAAAATCCCGATTCAGTGTTAAAACCTCTGTCTCAATTCCCCTTTCCTGCAAATGAGTTGCTAACTCACTCACAAATGTTTCTAGTCCCCCTACAGCTGGTTTATATTGTCTGACAACTTGTAATACTTTCATGACAACCATCCTTTTCACCATTTAAATACAGAAGACATTAATAACCTTATTTTGAAAACTTCTCATTCACTATTGGTGTTACTCAAAATGCATCTCTAGAGCCAAACAATACAAAAAAGGTTTTCATAATTAATTTGAAATCAAGTAAAATAGAGCGATTTTCAATGTAATGAAGATCAAGTTTTACCATCTCTTCAAAACTTAAATTGCTTCTACCACTAACCTGCCAAATTCCGGTACATCCTGGTCTTACCAAGAGTCTCTGGATATCATGATCTGTATAAATTATCACTTCTCTTGGAAGAGGGGGCCTCGGACCGACTAAACTCATTTCACCCTTGAGAACATTAATAAGCTGTGGAAACTCATCTAAACTCGTTTTTCTTATCCAGTAGCCTACCTTTGTTATTCTCGGGTCCTCTTTCATTTTAAACATAGCGCCAGAAACCTCATTAAAGCTAATGAGCGTATCCAGAAGAGATTCAGCATTATGAACCATGGATCTAAATTTATACATCGAAAAGGTTCTGCCATTTTCTCCAACCCTAAGCTGCTTAAATAAAATTGGCCCTGCAGGGTCTTCTAACTTAATACAAACCGCTACTAGGAGAAACAAAGGCGCAAAGATGATTAGTGCAAGTAATGCTACCATTACATCTAAACACCTTTTTAATGGATGATAGAATTTGGAGGTATCAGGTCTCCATTGTTTCGGAATACTGAAACGCTCTTCTCTTAATTTAGAAAGGCCCATTCTTCGCTCTCCTTACGTAAATTTTTTTTCTTTACCCACTGTGACCTTTATTGAAAAATTTAAGAAAAACGGGTTTTACAAGTTAATTTAGTAAATATTCACTTTGAATGGCTTATACTACTTGTACAACTTTTTCATATTTCTCATTTGGTAATTATAAACCACACCCAATACTTTCGCATTAGTAGCCAACAAGCGTTCCCTTGCTTTTAACGCTTCTTGTCTTGCGGTTTTTCTATTTCGTACTACAAGAACAGCTCCATCTACATGCTGTGCAATTATTTGGCCGTCTGAATAGGGTAGGAGAGAAGGGGTATCAAAGATGATTAAATCATACGCCTTCTTCATTTCTTCCAAAAATTGTTCCATTCTGGAAGAATGCAGAAGTTGTGAGGGATGATCGACTAGTTCGTGGCCACTAATAACAAGATCTAAATTCGTAATACCGCTAAAAATCGTAGCCTGTTTAAGTGAGCAACGATTATTTAAGAAATCGCTAAATCCATTTCTCAATTCAATGTTAAAAATATCATGTACACCTGGCATGCGAAAGTCAGCATCGACCAGGAGAACTTTCTTACCAGTTTGAGCCGATACAATTGCAAAATTGGCTGAAGTAGTCGAGACACCTTCACCTTTGGTGGCAGAAGTAATTAATAGAGAAGAAAATTCGTTCTTATTATCGATCAATTCTATTGCCTCATGAAGCATATGAAATTGTTCCGCACTTTCTGATTTTGGATTAAAGTAAGCAGCCATTCCTCTTGCACGTTTACTTAAATTGAGTTTACTATGATTAGGATTCAAAAGTTTTCTCCCTCCTCACTTTAATCGCTTCTTCTTTGCCAACTTGTGTCTGTTTTTTAGATAAATCTCGATAGATTTGCTTATCTGCATCTATGACCGAAATGCTAGCTAAAACAGGTAAACTAAGTAGTTTTTCAATTTCTTTTTCATTTTTAATCGAGCGATCAAGATATTCTAAAAGGAAAACCAGTCCTATTCCTCCCATAAGCCCTGCAACAAATGCAATGATGATATTAAAGAAAGGATCCGCCTCAACTGAATTACTTCCAGATTCAGTTGCTTTTGTTAGAACGCTCACGTTGTCTACATTCATAATGCCAACTACTTCTTTCTGGAAGACTTTCGCAATAGTGTTTGCTTTAAGTGTTGCATCACTAACATTTTCATCTTCCACCATTACTTCAATGATCTGTGAATCCTGTTCACTACTTACAGAAACTTGCTGTTTAAACTCTTCATAACTTAATGGAAGATTTAATTCGGCGATTACTTTATCCAATATGATAGGGCTTGAGATCATAATATGGTAAGACTTCACGAGCTTTAAATCTGTCTGTAATTGATCCATATCTAGTGTCTGTTCAGGAGCAGGTGAACGATTAATCAGTAATTGAGTTGAAGATTGGTAGGTTGGTTTAATAAAATAATACGAAACTGCACCACTTACCAATGAAGCTGCAAATGCAATGATAAGAATTAGCATCATACGGCGCTTGAGAAGCAATAAAACTTCCTTGAAATCAATTGTGTCTCCCATTGTTCCCTCCTATTATCCAGTTGGCTTTTGAACAAATAATTTTCGTTCTTTTTAGAGAACTTATGTGTTAATTATAATATATAACGAACAAAAGTAAAGGTAAAAACCAACTATTTTCGTTATTAAGAACAAGCAAGGAACGTTACACTTAACTAGAGAATTACCTTGTATATTTATGGATCGATAATAAATTGGAATTTTTATCTTTGTACTCTTTTAAGTTCACCTTTATTATTCATAGCAATTTCTGATAAATAATTAGCGACAGATTTAACTAGCGTTTCTGAACCAAAAGAATAGGGCACGAATGAGTAATTTTCAATCGATCGTATCGTATTTCCAAGATGATTAATCTCGATTACAGCAGCTACTAGATTTTGCTCAATAAATGTATTCGTTATTTCTAACTGATGATTATCAACATGCTCACCATATTTCTTCTGTCTCGGGACAACGATTACCTTTTTTAATCGCTTCAAGCCTTCAATTATAGAACTTGTGCCAGAGTGAGTAATTAATATATTTGAACGATCATAATACTCTGCGAATTCCTTGGCTGGTAAAAAATCAAATGAGTGATAATTCTTTGGTATATAGGTTGAATAACCTCTCTGTGCTACCACAGTATCAGTAATAGATTGATTATGAACTAATCGATCCAACTCAATAAGAAGTCTATCAAAAGGAAACTTCTGTGTACCTACTGTAACGAAGATCAATAGATTTTCCCCCTATATTCAGCTTTAGGATAGAACCTTTCAAGCTCTTGCCATTGAATATAAAACTTATCTGAAAATCGATATACTATTCGGCCTGTCAATGTCGGTGAATTAACCTTTGCAAAACTTTCAATAAATATAAGTCTTTTTCTTAGAAGTTTCCCTAACAAGCAGATCGGTACTGTTGCTCCTGCACCAGTTGAAATTATGACATCAGGCTTTTCTTTCAATAAAATTTTGAATGATCGATAAATATTGCTTAAAAATACATTGAAGAAAAAGATGTCTTTTCTTTCTTGTTGCCTTAGAAAATGGACCGGATGATCTTCACAAATTGAACTGGATGTAGAGTTTTCCTCTGTCACGATGAAATACTCAAAGCCATCAATTCCTGGTACTAGTTGTAATAATTCAGAAAAGTGTCCTCCAGTAGAACTTACAAGCCCAATCTTCAACTTTTCTTTCTCCATATTCCCACCCTCTTTCTAATCCTTTTATCATTCTTAAATAATGAACGATAGAAAGTACATCACATATTTAAAAGAACGATTGCTATATTGATTCAGGTAATGCTTTTATAAATGAACCGATTACCTTACTCGTTCAATTCTTTTGCCGATATCTTTCTTATAAAAATCATTAAAGGCAGCGATAATAGCTATTCTAATCCCCTTAAACTCTTTACCTTTTGTGAGATATAAAGCATATTTTATTATGTTTTTGACAAAAAAGTAAATCAAGAAGAATACATATATATGCTTCTTTGCATATCTAGACATAAATAATAAATTGTTTCTTGTCCCATAATAGTTTGATAGGGGAGAGCGATAACCAGTAGTAGCCTGAACTTTGTGATAGACTAGTGATTTTGGTACATATCGGAGTTTGTAACCAGCTTTTTTGATTTCGAGGCTATAAGCTACATCTTCAAAGTATAAGAAGTAATCTTCCGCTAAGTATCCAACCTCATCAATTATTCGTTTGGGGAATAGAAAAACGCATCCCGTAAGGAAATTTTCATTAGTCGCTTTTAAACTTTTCCTATTTTGCGTCCTATGAAATGGTGTTCCGATTAACCATTTAATACCACCACCGCTATACCAAGTTTCTAATGGGCGATCGTAATAATTGATATGTGAACAACAGGCACCAATTGTATGATCAGACTCGCATTCCTCTACAAGATAGCTTAAGAATTCCGATTCCACCGTTGTATCGTTATTAAGTAATAAAAAGTAATCCATGTTATTAAATTCTTTTAATGCAAATTTAATTCCTTCATTATTTCCCCCAGCAAAGCCGACGTTCTCTTCAAGTTGAAGTAACTTAAATCTTTCTTGAACCATATATTCATTGAGGTTATCTAATTCAGTGGAACAATTATCAACAACTACAACTTCGAAACTGGTATAGTTAATTCGCTTCAATGATTCAAGACACTCAACTGTATCCTTCGCATTATTATAGTTGACTATAATAATGCATACTTTTGGAGTAACCTTCATAAAATCCCCTCACTATTCATCAAATGGATCACTAGTACCCTATGCCTAAAATACTTAGATGCCTTTAGGAACCGGAATTTTAATATCCTTTAATTCAGGTAACTTCATATCTTTGGTGGATAAAATGGGCGTTACAGTTGGCCATTGAATCGATAAATCAGGATCATTCCACTTCACACCTTTATCATGCTCAGGCGAATAAATTTCATCTACTTTGTAAGTCACCTGAGTGTTGGCTACTAAAGTACAGAATCCATGCGCAAATCCTTTAGGAATGAGAAGCTGTCGATGATTCTCTTCAGTAAGTACGATAGAGAACCACTCACCAAAAGTACTTGATTCAATGCGTAAATCTACTGCCACATCAACGATTGCTCCAGATATAACTCTGACTAACTTTGTTTGAGCATACGGCGAATCCTGATAGTGCAATCCTCTTAAAACTCCTATTTCTTTTGACAATGAATGATTATCCTGAATAAATGTATAGTCAAGACCAAACTCAGTAAATCGTTCTTTATTATAGCTCTCCATGAAATAACCTCTGTTATCTCCGAAAATCTTTGGTTCAATAATTTTAACACCATCGAGCTTTGTATCAATCACTTTCATAACCTTATGCACCCTTTCGTTACTTCATTAGAATGGCTTCTTTTTCAAATAGTCGACTAAAATCTACTTGTGCTGTTAAGTTATTTGCAAGGGCATAAGATGTATGAGTTCCAGCATCGGTCCATGCACCTGAAAGAATATCAAACGTTAACGTTCCTTTTCTTATATAGGCATTGTTAACATCCGTAATTTCTAGCTCACCTCTTTCTGAAGGCGTAAGTCCGTCAATGATATCGAATACATAAGAGTCATACATATAAATACCCGTTACAGCAAACTGAGACTTTGGTGCTGACGGTTTTTCTTCAATAGAAAGAATATGATTATTCAGGAGTTCCGGTACACCAAATCTCTCTGGATCAGGCACTTCTTTGATTAGGATTTTTGCACCTTTACTCTGATCATCATAATTCTTAATAAACCCTGAGATATCTTCTGAGAAAATATTATCGCCTAAAATAACGACCATTTTTTCATTAGCGGCAAATGCTCTCGCCAAACCAAGGGCTTCAGCAATGCCACCTGCATTATCTTGAACCTTATAAGTAAAGTTCACATCAAACTCATGGCCACTTCCGAGCAGATTCACAACATCTCCCATATGGTCTCGTCCAGTTACAATTAAAATATCATCAATATCTGCTTCTTTTAGTTTGTAGATAGAATGATAAATCATTGGATACTTTCCTACAGGCAATAAATGTTTATTTGTAACTTTTGTTAACGGATAAAGTCTAGAACCAGTTCCTCCGGCAAGAATAATCCCTTTCATGACATCACCTCATTAATGATTTGTGATACTTTTCAATTACATTTTTAAACCTTTTCACCTTTGCGAAAGTTTAAGTTAAACCTATTAAGTTTCGATTGAAATTGGGATAAATCAATTTCTTTTCTAATGGCGGAAAGAACCAACGAAAGAAACATGATTAATATACCGCCTAAAACGAATGCTACAAACTGGTTTAAAGGAACTGCCATCGATAATAAATAGACTCCAAGAGCTATTGCTCCCGAGTTAATAAAAGTAATGACAATTTGTGCATATGGAAGGAGGTCT
This genomic interval carries:
- a CDS encoding CatB-related O-acetyltransferase; the encoded protein is MGIKIGRLIPFFIKNYIRLAHLKINNPTVFIGHGVEIDPSTTIVGKGCAINAYNRISHSQIDRYTYTARNCNVMNARIGSFCSIGPGCQIGLGSHPSHFVTTSPIFYSTAGQLNGKRWVERDYYEEFSPVQIGNNVWLGANVIVMDGITIGEGAICAAGAVITKDVPPYSLVAGIPAKVIKYRFDTGTINRLLEMKLFTREEKWLKNYLTGAVTPTELLGEDKSHREDCEGYTG
- a CDS encoding glycosyltransferase family 2 protein — protein: MKVTPKVCIIIVNYNNAKDTVECLESLKRINYTSFEVVVVDNCSTELDNLNEYMVQERFKLLQLEENVGFAGGNNEGIKFALKEFNNMDYFLLLNNDTTVESEFLSYLVEECESDHTIGACCSHINYYDRPLETWYSGGGIKWLIGTPFHRTQNRKSLKATNENFLTGCVFLFPKRIIDEVGYLAEDYFLYFEDVAYSLEIKKAGYKLRYVPKSLVYHKVQATTGYRSPLSNYYGTRNNLLFMSRYAKKHIYVFFLIYFFVKNIIKYALYLTKGKEFKGIRIAIIAAFNDFYKKDIGKRIERVR
- a CDS encoding sugar phosphate nucleotidyltransferase, yielding MKGIILAGGTGSRLYPLTKVTNKHLLPVGKYPMIYHSIYKLKEADIDDILIVTGRDHMGDVVNLLGSGHEFDVNFTYKVQDNAGGIAEALGLARAFAANEKMVVILGDNIFSEDISGFIKNYDDQSKGAKILIKEVPDPERFGVPELLNNHILSIEEKPSAPKSQFAVTGIYMYDSYVFDIIDGLTPSERGELEITDVNNAYIRKGTLTFDILSGAWTDAGTHTSYALANNLTAQVDFSRLFEKEAILMK
- a CDS encoding helix-turn-helix domain-containing protein — translated: MIGENIKKLRKAKGITLSKLAMQSGVSKSYLSSLERGLKTNPSIQIIESVAGVLRIDIHELLDGDITPLKINKEWIEFVEEAIKVGIEKEMLENYRELIAFIKWRNLKDAQR
- a CDS encoding O-antigen ligase family protein: MITREWISREIWLIALSGLAIAIVIGASTAMAPLMMPIVLCVIFFPLLFMLPVEKFLILVALFIFIDRSFLSVGGSYIRIYQVLFLVMSLKFVLEMVFLQRKIYKTPLFLIMNLWVVSFFLSYSYVINYVDFWTVVIGQLFLNMLFFLVVQITFDKGENFFHQVLKFSILSGAIVAFVGLLQWIGFFLGIEIGVSHYEEIGIPRPASFAHEPDWYGLFSAYSALWFLVMYLLKDTSLFSMKFIRLAMAICFLGVILSMARASILSLALAGIFLFSITKSLKLLKMTIVAFIIFLVMLCGLFIVDSEIGMSIYERLNPATSIETDSGAADSRVAAIQMMLDHIPLHPIVGNGSGGMATLSQMQEMRDKYIYGGELNAGKGNANIFLTLMFDTGIIGTTLFLLLIFQIVFMIKKTFSRLSYVSLGFASTSLLLIIDFNFNNGFRMGFVWVHLALIVAYYMIRKSKLEFDEA
- the rfbC gene encoding dTDP-4-dehydrorhamnose 3,5-epimerase; this translates as MKVIDTKLDGVKIIEPKIFGDNRGYFMESYNKERFTEFGLDYTFIQDNHSLSKEIGVLRGLHYQDSPYAQTKLVRVISGAIVDVAVDLRIESSTFGEWFSIVLTEENHRQLLIPKGFAHGFCTLVANTQVTYKVDEIYSPEHDKGVKWNDPDLSIQWPTVTPILSTKDMKLPELKDIKIPVPKGI
- a CDS encoding glycosyltransferase family 4 protein, whose translation is MKVLQVVRQYKPAVGGLETFVSELATHLQERGIETEVLTLNRDFADGTTLASQSIEDGVKVRRISYFGSKRYPIALSTIQYLKEFDLIHVHAVDSFVDYLSILKPFHRKPIILSTHGGFFHTKNQEKLKKYYFKTVTKMVLKNVNKVIACSNNDASIFEDITKTNLKMIENGINIEKYQQIKHIRCTKNHFITVGRFSQNKRIDLLLELISNLSDVFPDIKLRIVGRDYDNLKVHYNKLIHKFGISDHVEIIEGASDDELLELMADSQYFVSASEYEGFGLSALEAMAAGRIPVLSYIPSFVKMINDDKNGYILDFQCMEQAVKKAKTILENQNNDVLIDQAIAYSESYSWKTVVKDFQEVYKGVHLG
- the pssD gene encoding PssD/Cps14F family polysaccharide biosynthesis glycosyltransferase; its protein translation is MEKEKLKIGLVSSTGGHFSELLQLVPGIDGFEYFIVTEENSTSSSICEDHPVHFLRQQERKDIFFFNVFLSNIYRSFKILLKEKPDVIISTGAGATVPICLLGKLLRKRLIFIESFAKVNSPTLTGRIVYRFSDKFYIQWQELERFYPKAEYRGKIY
- the pssE gene encoding PssE/Cps14G family polysaccharide biosynthesis glycosyltransferase, coding for MIFVTVGTQKFPFDRLLIELDRLVHNQSITDTVVAQRGYSTYIPKNYHSFDFLPAKEFAEYYDRSNILITHSGTSSIIEGLKRLKKVIVVPRQKKYGEHVDNHQLEITNTFIEQNLVAAVIEINHLGNTIRSIENYSFVPYSFGSETLVKSVANYLSEIAMNNKGELKRVQR
- a CDS encoding YveK family protein, with protein sequence MGDTIDFKEVLLLLKRRMMLILIIAFAASLVSGAVSYYFIKPTYQSSTQLLINRSPAPEQTLDMDQLQTDLKLVKSYHIMISSPIILDKVIAELNLPLSYEEFKQQVSVSSEQDSQIIEVMVEDENVSDATLKANTIAKVFQKEVVGIMNVDNVSVLTKATESGSNSVEADPFFNIIIAFVAGLMGGIGLVFLLEYLDRSIKNEKEIEKLLSLPVLASISVIDADKQIYRDLSKKQTQVGKEEAIKVRREKTFES
- a CDS encoding sugar transferase, encoding MGLSKLREERFSIPKQWRPDTSKFYHPLKRCLDVMVALLALIIFAPLFLLVAVCIKLEDPAGPILFKQLRVGENGRTFSMYKFRSMVHNAESLLDTLISFNEVSGAMFKMKEDPRITKVGYWIRKTSLDEFPQLINVLKGEMSLVGPRPPLPREVIIYTDHDIQRLLVRPGCTGIWQVSGRSNLSFEEMVKLDLHYIENRSILLDFKLIMKTFFVLFGSRDAF
- a CDS encoding NAD(P)-dependent oxidoreductase — translated: MKKRIGIIGTGLIGAGLTRLVRLQSDVCVSRVLTRRKISDMQSFILNEKLTNSVEDLIAHSDLIVECSGDVIYGGEMISKALEARLPVVTMNAELQVTIGSYLAERGYITEAEGDQPGCLAALNENIRQMGFHPVVYGNIKGFLNKNPKKEDMEYWSKRNGISLSMTTSFTDGTKVHIEQALVANGLGADILDSGLAGVEVDDSKIGGQILAELSSEGTVISDYILSPKSPPGVFITATHNEDQQEALRYYKLGEGPYYTLQSNFHLCHLEILKTIRRVLNGGSVLLNNGTNPRISVAAIAKRKLIPGDQISHGIGGIEVRGEAVRIADAENHIPIGLLRNAVIKRPIEEGEMLLFSDLDIPDTYASKAWNSILKSCLTV
- a CDS encoding CpsD/CapB family tyrosine-protein kinase — translated: MNPNHSKLNLSKRARGMAAYFNPKSESAEQFHMLHEAIELIDNKNEFSSLLITSATKGEGVSTTSANFAIVSAQTGKKVLLVDADFRMPGVHDIFNIELRNGFSDFLNNRCSLKQATIFSGITNLDLVISGHELVDHPSQLLHSSRMEQFLEEMKKAYDLIIFDTPSLLPYSDGQIIAQHVDGAVLVVRNRKTARQEALKARERLLATNAKVLGVVYNYQMRNMKKLYK